In Halanaeroarchaeum sp. HSR-CO, one DNA window encodes the following:
- a CDS encoding RIO1 family regulatory kinase/ATPase has product MDLRQLIRGTLSWEQIEEVAHDIADRYDRPVVRVTFLEADNWLSTPLVVDETWFVKVITPQNAFVHALFTGARNLGAFTAGGEGFFERSDGPVEMARHELEATRRMADIGVNAPDPVEAFAVGGLGVVVMEYLDDFVTLDQLPAEDVEEYASDVFQALSTMHANDLAHGDLREENVLVHDGDLFFIDATNVDEDGIDDARAYDLACALAALEPHIGAEAAVTAADTYYSPSALEEATSFLAFVNLRPDHDFDAEAVENAVATLTRVETGEDQE; this is encoded by the coding sequence ATGGACCTTCGTCAGTTGATTCGTGGAACACTCTCCTGGGAGCAGATCGAGGAGGTCGCCCACGATATCGCCGACAGGTACGATCGGCCGGTCGTTCGCGTCACGTTCCTGGAGGCGGACAACTGGCTCTCGACACCACTGGTCGTCGACGAGACGTGGTTCGTCAAAGTCATCACCCCACAGAACGCCTTCGTCCACGCGCTGTTCACTGGTGCACGGAACCTCGGCGCGTTCACGGCGGGTGGTGAGGGTTTCTTCGAACGCTCCGATGGGCCGGTCGAGATGGCTCGCCACGAACTCGAGGCGACCCGTCGAATGGCGGATATCGGAGTGAACGCGCCCGATCCCGTCGAGGCGTTCGCAGTCGGCGGTCTAGGGGTCGTGGTGATGGAGTACCTGGATGACTTCGTGACGCTGGATCAACTCCCCGCCGAAGACGTCGAGGAATACGCCAGCGACGTCTTTCAGGCGCTCTCGACGATGCACGCGAACGACCTGGCACATGGAGACCTCCGAGAGGAGAACGTCCTCGTCCACGACGGAGACCTGTTTTTCATCGATGCGACGAACGTCGACGAGGACGGGATCGACGACGCGAGGGCCTACGATCTGGCGTGTGCACTGGCCGCACTGGAACCGCATATCGGCGCCGAAGCCGCAGTCACCGCTGCGGACACGTACTATTCGCCATCGGCACTCGAGGAGGCGACGAGTTTTCTGGCATTCGTCAATCTTCGTCCCGACCACGATTTCGACGCCGAGGCCGTGGAAAACGCGGTCGCAACGCTGACGAGGGTCGAAACGGGCGAGGATCAGGAATAG
- a CDS encoding ATP-NAD kinase family protein → MRRIGLVVNPIAGMGGRVGLKGTDGMVERARELGAEPRAPDRAVRALESLRNRASEITVVTWGSPMGEDEATAAGFEPTILGRPDGDRTTAADTHRAVEAFVAEDVDLILFVGGDGTAVDVATTLDDGGGTIPILGVPAGVKVFSSVFAVSPEAAGRLAATFEDWERREVNDIDEEAYRAGTVRAAPKGVARVPVDGELQSSKQVMGGDVESLARGVADAVEPGVTYVLGPGGTLQTVKDALGFEGSPLGVDVYRNGAVVVRDANEAEILDELGPENVIVVSPIGGQGFVFGRGNDQLSPAVIRDCDLEIVASREKLESTGVLRVDTGDESLDDALRGWVRVRTGRFEQRMIKIV, encoded by the coding sequence ATGCGACGCATCGGGCTGGTGGTGAATCCGATCGCCGGCATGGGCGGACGAGTGGGGCTCAAAGGCACCGATGGCATGGTGGAACGGGCCCGGGAACTGGGCGCCGAACCCCGGGCTCCGGACCGTGCGGTTCGGGCCCTCGAATCGCTCCGGAACCGTGCATCCGAGATCACCGTGGTTACCTGGGGGTCCCCGATGGGGGAGGACGAAGCCACCGCTGCGGGGTTCGAACCCACGATCCTGGGTCGGCCCGATGGCGACCGAACGACTGCCGCCGACACTCACCGGGCGGTCGAAGCGTTCGTCGCCGAGGACGTCGATCTCATCCTCTTCGTGGGTGGCGATGGCACCGCGGTCGACGTCGCGACCACGCTCGACGACGGTGGCGGCACGATCCCGATCCTCGGCGTACCGGCTGGTGTGAAGGTCTTCTCGTCGGTCTTTGCCGTCAGCCCCGAGGCCGCGGGGCGACTCGCCGCGACCTTCGAAGACTGGGAGCGACGCGAGGTCAACGATATCGACGAGGAAGCCTACCGGGCTGGGACGGTTCGTGCCGCTCCGAAGGGTGTTGCGAGAGTACCCGTCGATGGCGAGCTCCAGTCATCGAAGCAGGTCATGGGGGGTGACGTCGAATCCCTCGCGCGCGGCGTGGCGGACGCCGTCGAACCCGGCGTCACGTACGTCCTCGGCCCCGGTGGGACGTTGCAGACGGTAAAAGACGCACTTGGATTCGAGGGCAGCCCCCTCGGTGTGGACGTCTACCGTAATGGAGCGGTCGTCGTCCGCGATGCGAACGAAGCGGAGATACTCGACGAACTTGGGCCCGAGAACGTGATCGTCGTCTCACCGATCGGCGGGCAGGGGTTCGTCTTCGGGCGGGGGAACGATCAACTATCGCCGGCGGTGATACGGGACTGCGATCTCGAGATCGTGGCCTCGCGTGAGAAACTGGAATCCACCGGTGTCCTCCGTGTCGATACGGGTGACGAATCGCTCGACGATGCTCTCAGGGGATGGGTCAGGGTCCGAACCGGTCGATTCGAACAACGGATGATCAAGATCGTCTGA
- a CDS encoding SRPBCC family protein, producing the protein MSVRVERSFDVDATPEDIWEFIADPAHRARAISVVDRFDQHGETTVWHIALPIPFVRTTIRVRTRDVVREPPEYVKFEGRSTAFDVTGEHTISVEGQASRVRNVFVVDGRAPGVERFFERNFESEIRNLERALRRYLAEQ; encoded by the coding sequence ATGAGCGTTCGGGTCGAACGGAGCTTCGATGTCGACGCTACGCCCGAGGATATCTGGGAGTTCATCGCCGATCCCGCCCACCGAGCCAGGGCCATCAGCGTCGTGGATCGTTTCGACCAGCACGGCGAGACGACGGTCTGGCATATCGCCCTTCCAATCCCGTTCGTCCGCACCACTATCCGCGTCAGGACCAGAGACGTCGTGCGAGAACCGCCGGAATACGTCAAGTTCGAGGGTCGTTCGACGGCTTTCGACGTTACCGGAGAACACACGATCTCCGTGGAGGGACAGGCCTCGCGAGTCAGGAACGTATTCGTCGTCGATGGCAGGGCTCCAGGTGTCGAGCGATTCTTCGAGCGAAACTTCGAATCGGAGATTCGCAATCTCGAGCGAGCTCTTCGACGCTACTTGGCAGAGCAATGA
- a CDS encoding acyl-CoA dehydrogenase family protein: protein MDFSLPDDHRMTRDAVRAFAEAEIEPIAQEIEDEKRFPAEIFDQLADIDVMGVPIDEDFGGLGGGQLLYALVVEELGRVSGSVGLSYAAHVSLGSKPLDMFGTAEQKRRWLRPLATGEHMGAWALTEPESGSDASDMDTTAERDGDEWVLDGTKQFITNANVAGSVLVKAVTDPTAGYGGITTFIVDPAEDDGFEIANVWDKMGLNASPTCEIHLDDVRLADDRVLGEPGDGWKQTMKTLTGGRISIAALSVGIAQGSFDVATEYAQEREQFGQPISEFDAIRDKLVGMDRKIERARLLTHKAASTYDNGEEAVRISSMAKWDASEAAREVSNEAVQTLGGYGYTTEFAPQRHLADAKLMEIGEGTSEIQQLVIGRQLGL, encoded by the coding sequence ATGGATTTCAGCCTGCCGGACGACCATCGCATGACTCGCGACGCCGTCCGAGCGTTCGCGGAGGCGGAAATCGAACCGATCGCCCAGGAGATAGAAGACGAGAAGCGGTTTCCAGCGGAGATCTTCGATCAGTTGGCCGATATCGACGTGATGGGTGTCCCGATCGACGAGGACTTCGGTGGTCTCGGTGGCGGTCAGTTACTGTACGCACTCGTCGTGGAGGAACTGGGTCGTGTGTCGGGATCGGTCGGCCTTTCGTATGCGGCCCACGTCTCACTGGGGTCGAAACCACTCGATATGTTCGGGACCGCCGAGCAGAAGCGACGGTGGCTTCGCCCACTCGCGACGGGCGAACACATGGGTGCGTGGGCCCTGACCGAACCGGAGAGCGGCAGTGACGCGAGTGATATGGACACGACGGCCGAACGGGACGGCGACGAGTGGGTGCTCGACGGGACGAAGCAGTTCATCACCAACGCCAACGTCGCCGGCTCGGTCCTCGTCAAGGCGGTAACTGACCCGACGGCCGGGTACGGCGGTATCACGACGTTCATCGTCGACCCTGCGGAGGACGACGGGTTCGAGATAGCGAACGTCTGGGACAAGATGGGACTGAACGCCTCGCCGACATGTGAGATCCACCTGGACGACGTACGGCTCGCCGACGACCGAGTTCTCGGCGAACCAGGTGATGGCTGGAAGCAGACGATGAAAACACTGACTGGCGGTCGCATCTCCATCGCCGCCCTCTCGGTCGGCATCGCCCAGGGGTCGTTCGACGTCGCGACGGAGTACGCCCAGGAACGCGAGCAGTTCGGGCAACCGATATCGGAGTTCGACGCCATCCGCGACAAACTCGTCGGAATGGACCGGAAAATAGAGCGCGCCCGCCTGCTCACCCACAAGGCGGCGTCGACCTACGATAACGGCGAGGAGGCGGTCCGAATAAGCTCGATGGCGAAGTGGGACGCCAGCGAGGCCGCCCGCGAGGTGTCGAACGAAGCGGTCCAGACGCTCGGCGGCTACGGCTACACGACGGAGTTCGCCCCCCAACGCCACCTCGCGGACGCGAAGTTGATGGAGATCGGCGAGGGGACCAGCGAGATCCAGCAACTCGTCATCGGGCGCCAACTGGGCCTATAA
- a CDS encoding DUF5803 family protein produces the protein MRRLLAILALGFLVLLAGCGGTAVDDAALNESAEYDWNTTAAVTVTAEGSEYRTVYTLDEESEVQLSIRDELLGRQPVPISAVQFRYENGTVANASALTVEERNKRTVVEFPVEAGQFAYTARSSSRSLMIPVMTNRTHEVILPEGMRISVPVFGGADPGDYETEIRDDRVHLTWSSVEAERISIDYYQERDLLLFAGLLGLLVLVSGGGIAYYRSQIQRLEEERTAAGLDFDEE, from the coding sequence ATGAGACGACTCCTCGCCATCCTCGCGCTCGGGTTCCTCGTCCTGCTGGCCGGGTGTGGCGGGACGGCTGTCGACGACGCCGCCCTGAACGAATCCGCCGAGTACGACTGGAACACGACCGCAGCGGTCACGGTAACGGCCGAAGGATCGGAGTACAGGACGGTGTACACGCTCGACGAGGAGAGCGAGGTGCAACTGTCGATCCGCGACGAGCTGTTGGGACGGCAGCCCGTGCCGATTTCGGCCGTCCAATTCCGGTACGAGAACGGAACCGTGGCGAACGCCAGCGCGCTCACCGTCGAGGAGCGAAACAAGCGCACCGTGGTCGAGTTCCCGGTCGAGGCGGGCCAGTTCGCGTACACGGCCCGGAGCAGTTCTCGGTCGTTGATGATACCCGTGATGACGAACCGGACGCACGAGGTGATCCTCCCGGAAGGCATGCGGATATCCGTGCCGGTGTTCGGTGGGGCCGACCCGGGCGACTACGAGACGGAGATCCGAGACGACCGTGTCCACCTGACCTGGTCGTCGGTGGAGGCCGAGCGCATCTCCATCGATTACTACCAGGAACGCGACCTCCTGCTCTTCGCGGGATTGCTCGGGCTCCTGGTCCTGGTCTCCGGTGGGGGAATCGCGTACTATCGGTCCCAGATCCAGCGCCTGGAGGAAGAGCGAACCGCGGCGGGACTCGACTTCGACGAAGAGTAA
- a CDS encoding molybdopterin-binding protein, with translation MDVAVVTVGDELLAGETENTNASWLGRRLTARGATVRRMLVLPDDTQAIAEAVSAYANDFDAVVVTGGVGPTHDDVTLDGVAAAFDLAMVEHQDVVVWFDEHAEYSRQDLVSGTMDLPEGARMIPNDEGVAPGAIVENVYVLPGVPDEMRAMFDRVADDFEGTRLTTEVVHSDAPESSLIEIIAEVNDRFDVRVGSYPNDGVRLKLTAADPEEVNAAADWLRQRV, from the coding sequence ATGGACGTAGCCGTGGTCACCGTCGGCGACGAGTTACTCGCCGGCGAGACGGAGAACACGAACGCCTCGTGGTTGGGACGTCGATTGACTGCACGTGGCGCCACGGTCCGGCGCATGCTGGTCCTCCCAGACGACACTCAGGCCATCGCCGAGGCCGTTTCGGCATATGCGAACGACTTCGATGCAGTCGTCGTCACGGGTGGCGTCGGGCCGACCCACGATGACGTGACCCTCGACGGCGTCGCCGCCGCGTTCGACCTCGCGATGGTCGAACACCAGGACGTCGTGGTCTGGTTCGACGAACACGCCGAGTACTCCCGGCAGGACCTGGTCTCCGGCACGATGGACCTCCCCGAGGGAGCACGGATGATACCGAACGACGAGGGCGTTGCCCCCGGTGCGATCGTCGAGAACGTCTACGTGCTTCCGGGCGTCCCTGACGAGATGCGTGCGATGTTCGACCGAGTCGCCGACGATTTCGAAGGAACCCGCTTGACGACCGAGGTGGTCCACTCCGACGCACCGGAGAGTTCGCTCATCGAGATCATCGCGGAGGTGAACGACCGATTCGACGTTCGGGTGGGAAGTTACCCGAACGACGGGGTCCGGCTCAAACTGACGGCCGCAGATCCGGAGGAAGTCAATGCCGCAGCAGACTGGCTCCGCCAGCGCGTCTAG
- a CDS encoding transcription factor, which translates to MAFEDLLEDPVVQKYLNELVGPKGMPVAAAPPDGEVTDEELAERLGLELNDVRRALFILYENDLATYRRVRDEDSGWLTYLWTFEYDNIPGNLHDEMVRLLEALEERREYEAMNEFYLCDVCSIRFEFGEAMDLGFECPECGSQVEAMENEAIIHSIDERIEALRSDLGITA; encoded by the coding sequence ATGGCTTTTGAGGACTTGCTGGAGGACCCCGTGGTCCAAAAATATCTCAACGAACTGGTGGGGCCGAAGGGCATGCCCGTAGCGGCGGCCCCCCCGGACGGTGAGGTGACCGACGAGGAACTGGCCGAGAGGCTGGGTCTGGAGCTGAACGACGTACGACGGGCGTTGTTCATCCTCTACGAGAACGACCTGGCGACATACCGGCGCGTCCGGGACGAGGACTCCGGGTGGCTCACGTATCTCTGGACGTTCGAATACGACAACATCCCCGGCAATCTCCACGACGAGATGGTGCGGTTGCTGGAGGCACTGGAGGAGCGCCGCGAGTACGAGGCGATGAACGAGTTCTACCTCTGTGACGTCTGTTCGATCCGCTTCGAGTTCGGCGAGGCGATGGACCTCGGGTTCGAGTGCCCGGAGTGTGGCTCACAGGTCGAAGCGATGGAGAACGAAGCGATCATCCACTCCATCGACGAACGCATCGAAGCACTCCGTTCGGACCTGGGGATCACCGCATAG
- a CDS encoding carbon-nitrogen family hydrolase: MKLALAQLDVAEAAPETNRTLAVQAIESAAASGADLVALPELWNVGFFAFDSYETLAEPLDGPSLSLVRETAAANDVGLLAGSIVENLAESDADGPAETGLSNTTVLYDRDGSRLATYRKQHLFGYESAENQLLVPGDSLGVASFEGFTVGMTTCYDLRFPELYRALLEQGVTLVLVPSAWPYPRVEHWKTLPRARAVENLFYVATVNGAATFDAATLLGRSTIYDPWGTELASSGDEPTLVFADIDPERVTAVREEFPAIDDRRE, from the coding sequence ATGAAACTCGCACTCGCACAGCTGGACGTCGCGGAAGCCGCCCCCGAGACCAACCGCACTCTCGCGGTCCAGGCCATCGAATCGGCTGCGGCCAGTGGTGCAGACCTGGTGGCCCTCCCCGAGCTGTGGAACGTCGGGTTCTTCGCGTTCGACAGCTACGAGACCCTCGCAGAACCACTCGATGGGCCGTCGCTCTCGCTCGTCCGCGAGACCGCGGCAGCGAACGACGTCGGTCTCCTCGCGGGGAGCATCGTCGAGAACCTGGCCGAGAGTGACGCCGATGGCCCCGCAGAGACGGGCCTGTCGAACACGACCGTCCTCTACGACCGGGACGGGAGCCGACTCGCCACGTACCGTAAACAGCACCTCTTCGGCTACGAATCGGCGGAGAACCAGCTCCTCGTCCCCGGCGACTCGCTGGGCGTCGCGTCCTTCGAGGGATTCACCGTCGGAATGACGACGTGCTACGATCTTCGCTTTCCCGAACTGTATCGTGCACTCCTCGAGCAAGGCGTCACGCTGGTACTCGTCCCGAGCGCCTGGCCGTACCCGCGGGTCGAACACTGGAAGACCCTTCCCCGGGCACGAGCCGTCGAGAATCTCTTCTACGTGGCGACGGTCAACGGTGCAGCGACGTTCGACGCAGCGACGCTCCTCGGCCGGTCGACCATCTACGACCCCTGGGGAACCGAACTCGCGAGTTCCGGGGACGAACCGACGCTCGTCTTCGCGGACATCGACCCGGAACGCGTGACGGCGGTCCGAGAGGAGTTCCCCGCTATCGACGACCGGCGGGAATGA
- a CDS encoding Mov34/MPN/PAD-1 family protein, translated as MRIGSRPPVLGIAAETLDFAREAARDAHPNEYLGILQATPAGDLDGFSGREGVVITDILVIPGTKSGPTSATMKRHLVPNDNRTVGSVHSHPNGVLRPSDEDRSTFGAGVVHVILGAPYGPDDWRSFDSEGERRSLSVLDVDLPDPESFFDFTQEDIDREL; from the coding sequence ATGCGTATCGGCTCGCGACCGCCCGTCCTCGGTATCGCCGCCGAGACGCTGGATTTCGCCCGTGAGGCCGCGAGAGATGCACATCCAAACGAGTACCTCGGGATCCTCCAGGCGACGCCGGCCGGGGATCTCGATGGATTCTCGGGACGGGAGGGAGTCGTCATCACCGATATCCTGGTTATCCCCGGGACGAAATCCGGGCCGACCAGCGCGACGATGAAACGACACCTCGTCCCGAACGACAACCGAACGGTGGGGTCGGTTCACTCCCATCCGAACGGCGTCCTGCGGCCGAGCGACGAGGACAGGAGCACCTTCGGTGCCGGCGTCGTCCACGTTATCCTCGGAGCACCGTACGGCCCCGACGACTGGCGTTCCTTCGACAGCGAGGGAGAACGGCGGTCGCTGTCCGTGTTGGACGTCGATCTCCCCGACCCAGAATCGTTTTTCGACTTCACCCAGGAAGACATAGACAGAGAGTTGTGA
- a CDS encoding adenylyltransferase/cytidyltransferase family protein, whose translation MTRVVAQGTFDIIHPGHVHYLSDAAEMGDELHVIVARRENVTHKEPPILPNRQRRDVVAALEVVDEAHIGDEDDIFVPIEDIDPDVIALGYDQHHDVDAIESELASRGLDCMVRRASGRDPRYDGELLSTRKIIGRILDDRS comes from the coding sequence ATGACACGCGTCGTAGCCCAGGGTACCTTTGACATCATCCATCCCGGTCACGTCCACTATCTCAGTGACGCCGCCGAGATGGGAGACGAACTCCACGTCATCGTCGCCAGACGAGAGAACGTGACGCACAAGGAACCACCGATACTGCCGAATCGACAACGAAGAGACGTCGTCGCAGCCCTGGAGGTCGTCGACGAGGCCCACATCGGAGACGAGGACGACATTTTCGTCCCGATCGAGGATATCGACCCGGACGTGATCGCCCTCGGTTACGACCAGCACCACGACGTCGACGCGATCGAATCCGAACTCGCCTCCCGTGGTCTCGACTGTATGGTCCGCCGTGCCTCCGGTCGAGACCCGCGCTACGATGGAGAACTCCTCTCCACACGGAAGATAATCGGCCGCATCCTCGACGACCGGTCCTGA
- a CDS encoding tRNA (cytidine(56)-2'-O)-methyltransferase — protein sequence MQGESDVVVLRLGHRPGRDDRMTTHVGLTARALGANRVIYPENATDAVETVTDITDRFGGPFAVETTEEPHATIRNWPGSVVHLTMYGEQVQDVEADIREAHAETALLVVVGSEKVPFSVYEAADWNVGVTNQPHSEVAGLAVFLDHLFEGRELDREWEGAESRVVPKATGKKVVDAE from the coding sequence ATGCAGGGAGAATCCGACGTCGTGGTCCTGCGCCTGGGGCACCGTCCGGGTCGCGACGACAGGATGACGACACACGTGGGGCTGACTGCACGCGCGCTGGGGGCGAACCGCGTCATCTATCCCGAGAACGCCACTGACGCCGTCGAGACGGTGACCGACATCACCGACCGATTCGGCGGGCCGTTCGCGGTCGAGACGACCGAGGAACCACACGCGACCATCCGAAACTGGCCGGGAAGCGTCGTCCACCTCACGATGTACGGAGAGCAGGTTCAGGACGTCGAGGCGGACATCCGGGAGGCGCACGCCGAAACGGCGCTCCTCGTCGTGGTCGGTTCGGAGAAGGTCCCCTTCTCGGTCTACGAGGCCGCCGACTGGAACGTCGGCGTGACTAATCAGCCCCACTCGGAGGTCGCGGGGCTCGCCGTCTTCCTGGACCACCTCTTCGAAGGGCGGGAACTCGACCGGGAGTGGGAGGGGGCTGAGAGCCGTGTCGTGCCGAAGGCGACGGGAAAGAAGGTCGTCGACGCCGAGTAA
- a CDS encoding DUF2110 family protein, which translates to MVVLATKVYVSGDARDRTLDSLDSLVRNDIGDLDVEWSVGLRHDGFPSVTVQGADATVARNVLRETWGEITESFEAGETYVGTLEQWDDDGFVLDAGTEIRIPSSELGLGAGTPGQIRTRFGLVQHMPLRFTYGETPRLADEERDRLYDWTREDVGRVNVNSATRAEVRSTVNRAGHAQDIVTVERLGLLEQSIICGEGTDPPGLLSSIGSHLQAELLAVVP; encoded by the coding sequence ATGGTCGTCCTCGCCACCAAGGTCTACGTCTCCGGTGATGCTCGCGACCGGACCCTCGATTCGCTCGATTCGCTGGTGCGAAACGACATCGGGGATCTCGACGTCGAGTGGTCCGTCGGTCTTCGACACGACGGGTTTCCTTCGGTGACCGTCCAGGGAGCGGACGCGACCGTTGCCCGAAACGTCCTCCGCGAGACGTGGGGCGAGATAACCGAATCATTCGAGGCGGGTGAGACGTACGTCGGCACACTGGAACAGTGGGACGACGACGGCTTCGTCCTGGACGCTGGCACCGAGATTCGGATTCCGTCGAGCGAACTCGGCCTGGGAGCGGGGACACCGGGGCAGATCCGAACTCGATTCGGCCTCGTCCAGCACATGCCGTTGCGATTCACCTACGGAGAAACCCCGCGACTCGCCGACGAGGAGCGGGACCGCCTGTACGACTGGACACGGGAGGATGTCGGCCGGGTGAACGTGAACAGTGCGACCCGCGCTGAGGTCAGGTCGACGGTGAACCGTGCCGGTCACGCACAGGACATCGTCACCGTCGAACGCCTGGGGCTGCTCGAACAGAGTATCATCTGTGGAGAAGGAACAGACCCGCCCGGGTTGCTCTCGAGTATCGGCTCACATCTGCAAGCAGAACTGCTCGCCGTCGTTCCATGA
- a CDS encoding phosphate uptake regulator PhoU, translated as MDTRKVQRLGPSTLAMTLPAEWARQQDVEKGDSVTVRESSKGTLTITPESAHGEESEATIHVEKFDVDAVERAIIGQYVLGRRIIHVTADGTLGSDHINAVYNAETQLMGLGVIEETPDRITIRCSVDPEDFTLDNLLKRLESTGRTMRGEAIKALAHGNRDLAQRAKNRERQANKIFVLLLRLIFTAYQNPSLARAVGLSDGFPLIAYRSVAKSLELTADNAEDIADIVTESEEGTLAVDSATLRRIREFNDQVDEISQLAVEAVVERDYDKTIEARSLFREIGDREVDILEDLPEMENCELLMVRDVLVALQQTAEYAMRNVEIASNLALNEQSDYTTIS; from the coding sequence ATGGATACGAGGAAGGTACAGCGGTTGGGTCCATCGACCCTGGCGATGACGCTGCCCGCCGAGTGGGCCCGGCAACAGGACGTCGAGAAGGGCGATTCGGTCACCGTTCGTGAGAGTAGCAAGGGGACGCTCACGATTACCCCGGAATCGGCACACGGCGAGGAGAGCGAGGCGACCATCCACGTCGAGAAGTTCGACGTCGACGCCGTCGAACGCGCGATCATCGGACAGTACGTGCTCGGGCGACGCATCATCCACGTCACCGCCGACGGGACGCTGGGGAGCGATCACATCAACGCGGTGTACAACGCAGAGACCCAACTGATGGGACTGGGTGTCATCGAGGAGACGCCGGACCGAATCACGATTCGTTGTTCGGTCGACCCCGAGGACTTCACGCTCGACAATCTATTGAAACGGCTCGAAAGCACCGGGCGGACGATGCGCGGTGAGGCGATCAAGGCCCTCGCCCACGGCAACCGGGACCTGGCCCAGCGCGCCAAGAACCGCGAGCGGCAGGCCAACAAAATCTTCGTGTTGCTGTTGCGATTGATCTTCACCGCCTATCAGAATCCGAGCCTGGCGCGCGCGGTCGGGCTCTCCGACGGCTTTCCCCTTATTGCCTACCGTTCGGTCGCGAAGAGCCTCGAGTTGACGGCGGACAACGCCGAGGACATCGCGGACATCGTCACGGAGAGCGAGGAGGGGACACTCGCCGTGGATTCGGCCACGTTACGCCGCATCCGTGAATTCAACGACCAGGTCGACGAGATCTCACAGCTCGCCGTGGAGGCGGTGGTCGAGCGCGATTACGACAAGACGATCGAGGCCCGGTCGCTGTTCCGGGAGATCGGCGATCGCGAGGTAGACATTCTGGAGGACCTCCCCGAGATGGAAAATTGCGAATTACTCATGGTCAGAGACGTCCTCGTCGCCCTCCAGCAGACCGCCGAATACGCCATGCGGAACGTCGAGATCGCGTCGAACCTGGCCCTGAACGAGCAATCCGATTACACGACCATCTCGTAA